The Sphingomonas sp. genome has a window encoding:
- a CDS encoding collagen-binding domain-containing protein, whose product MRIISIAAIAAALASSPAVAAADPAAGLQALRELNLVVFDTLTTNGQEVEGRSFVGTLASANFTNFGIGNSSQGAAASSYDVLSVVSDATGSFRLKAGYQNGANGIVGTTARIGGNVGEVDFNATGGVNGALVAGGNLTSSFNINNNSVRYGGTAVGGLNAAVKDTSLAAGGANDVAAALQVQMGSLQANLTGLSNLLAAMPSLATITSTATALDYSGASNGFAVFTMTEAAFENQNANFDTLFNGMPSGVTTIINVLGADLVEQGNLNSKLLNQTVIWNFNEAQSLSLKGFHGSVLAPNASVSNSSALEGSIVARNFTLNGEIHLGTYNGSGSFLTPPSGVPEPGTWAMLLIGMGALGLAARRRRDRRAVAA is encoded by the coding sequence ATGCGGATTATCTCCATCGCAGCGATTGCCGCTGCACTCGCGTCTTCGCCGGCGGTCGCCGCAGCGGACCCGGCCGCTGGCCTTCAGGCGCTGCGCGAACTCAACCTCGTGGTATTCGACACGCTGACCACCAATGGTCAGGAGGTTGAAGGCCGCAGCTTCGTCGGAACGCTGGCGTCTGCAAACTTTACCAATTTTGGCATCGGCAACAGCAGCCAAGGCGCCGCTGCCTCGTCATACGATGTGCTGAGCGTGGTGAGTGACGCCACCGGCTCGTTTCGCCTAAAGGCTGGGTATCAGAACGGCGCCAACGGCATCGTTGGCACCACTGCGCGCATCGGCGGCAATGTCGGCGAAGTGGACTTTAATGCGACCGGCGGCGTGAACGGCGCTCTCGTCGCGGGCGGCAATCTGACGTCTTCGTTCAACATCAACAATAACAGCGTGCGCTATGGCGGCACCGCCGTGGGCGGCCTGAACGCAGCCGTGAAGGACACCAGCCTCGCAGCTGGCGGCGCCAATGACGTTGCGGCTGCTCTGCAGGTGCAGATGGGCTCGCTCCAGGCGAACCTGACCGGGCTGTCGAACCTGCTGGCGGCGATGCCGTCGCTCGCTACGATAACCTCGACGGCGACTGCGCTCGACTATTCGGGCGCGAGCAATGGCTTCGCGGTGTTCACGATGACGGAGGCAGCGTTCGAAAACCAGAACGCCAATTTCGACACGCTGTTCAACGGCATGCCAAGCGGCGTTACGACAATCATTAACGTGCTGGGCGCCGATCTTGTGGAGCAGGGAAACCTCAACAGCAAGCTGCTCAACCAGACGGTTATCTGGAACTTCAACGAAGCGCAGAGCCTGTCGCTGAAGGGGTTCCACGGCAGCGTGCTGGCGCCGAACGCAAGCGTGTCGAACAGCAGTGCATTGGAAGGCAGCATCGTCGCCCGAAACTTCACGCTCAATGGCGAGATCCATCTGGGGACCTACAACGGTAGCGGCAGCTTCCTCACCCCGCCGTCGGGGGTGCCTGAGCCGGGCACTTGGGCTATGCTCCTGATCGGGATGGGAGCACTGGGTCTCGCCGCTCGTCGGCGTCGCGATCGACGGGCCGTCGCAGCCTAG
- a CDS encoding GAF domain-containing protein, giving the protein MTSERVDALRAYGILDTPPDPAFEGIVQLAGQICSTPVALISLVDSDRQWFKARAGFPLAQTGLDQSVCRFVVQDAAPIIIPDLTADARTRDNPLVTEDPNIRFYAGVPLITGTGQVLGALCAIDLEPRPEGLSEFQTSALMTLAQQTVEAIELRRSVREHQTAIADCERARVAQADADRRWQALFQSLREGFIVGQLVRDESGRVVDWRYEAVNEAWGELVGVPCEKAIGRTIREVFPGIEDDWVMEFADVVASGEPARFTRQVGTLERWYDGICQAIDSESFSVLFVEVTERFLATRRREALLRLDEVLRDSSDIHAMQSTVAELVGTTLEASCVAYGEIDDLENVVVEAEWSAPGMPSVIGRYSFADFGNIHAGLARGEPLIIVDTKADSRTSAELARWEALKIRSSAGMPVIDQGRTTALLLVHFNAPHRWTDDELGFIRAAADRLQIRIARLRTEQQQAVLNGEILHRLKNSLAMVQAIASQTFKGSAEPGKVRAFSQRLQTLSTAHDVLFARDLQSADLRQLIEGVLQAAGADGRYEIAGPEVRLGTRATLSTSLLVHELATNASKYGSWSVDEGRVSIIWHLEGEGDSERLLLRWREKGGPPAIEPARKGFGSKLLTLGLIGTGGSSLYYTETGFEAEFQATKREVREG; this is encoded by the coding sequence ATGACGTCCGAGCGTGTCGATGCATTACGCGCATATGGCATTCTCGATACGCCTCCCGATCCGGCGTTTGAAGGCATTGTGCAGCTCGCGGGGCAGATCTGCTCAACGCCGGTAGCGCTTATCAGCTTGGTTGACTCGGATCGGCAGTGGTTCAAGGCGCGTGCAGGCTTTCCGCTTGCTCAGACAGGTCTCGATCAGTCCGTCTGCCGCTTCGTGGTGCAGGACGCGGCGCCCATCATTATTCCCGATTTGACAGCCGACGCTCGCACCCGCGACAACCCGCTTGTTACGGAAGATCCAAACATACGCTTCTATGCCGGTGTGCCTCTGATCACCGGCACTGGCCAAGTTTTGGGCGCACTCTGTGCGATCGATCTGGAGCCGCGCCCAGAGGGCCTCTCCGAATTCCAAACGTCAGCGTTGATGACGTTAGCGCAACAGACGGTGGAAGCCATAGAACTGCGGCGCTCCGTGCGGGAGCACCAAACGGCGATCGCTGATTGCGAACGGGCGCGGGTTGCACAGGCTGACGCAGATCGTCGCTGGCAGGCGCTTTTCCAAAGCCTCCGCGAGGGGTTCATCGTTGGCCAATTGGTTCGGGACGAAAGTGGTCGTGTAGTCGATTGGCGGTACGAGGCCGTCAACGAAGCCTGGGGCGAACTCGTCGGAGTTCCCTGCGAGAAGGCGATCGGCCGCACCATCCGAGAAGTTTTCCCAGGCATCGAAGATGACTGGGTGATGGAGTTTGCCGACGTCGTTGCCTCAGGAGAGCCGGCACGTTTCACAAGGCAGGTTGGTACCCTCGAGCGTTGGTACGATGGAATCTGCCAAGCGATAGACTCGGAATCGTTCAGCGTCCTGTTCGTGGAGGTGACCGAGCGCTTCTTGGCCACGCGCCGTCGAGAAGCATTACTGCGCCTCGATGAGGTACTGCGCGACAGCAGCGATATACATGCGATGCAAAGCACAGTGGCCGAGCTCGTAGGCACCACACTGGAGGCATCCTGTGTCGCCTATGGTGAGATAGATGATCTCGAGAACGTTGTCGTCGAGGCGGAATGGTCTGCGCCGGGTATGCCGTCCGTCATCGGCCGCTACTCGTTCGCAGATTTCGGCAACATCCACGCTGGGCTTGCGCGAGGTGAGCCCCTCATCATCGTCGATACAAAAGCCGACAGTCGAACGTCCGCAGAACTCGCCCGATGGGAGGCGCTCAAGATTCGCTCGTCGGCAGGTATGCCAGTCATTGATCAAGGGCGCACAACAGCGCTTTTGCTTGTGCATTTCAACGCGCCGCATAGGTGGACAGATGATGAGCTCGGCTTCATTCGAGCCGCCGCTGATAGGCTGCAAATTCGGATAGCCCGTCTACGCACCGAGCAGCAACAAGCAGTCCTGAACGGCGAAATCCTTCATCGGCTGAAAAATTCGCTGGCGATGGTTCAGGCAATTGCGTCGCAGACATTCAAGGGGTCAGCCGAGCCAGGAAAGGTGCGCGCCTTTTCACAACGCCTACAAACGCTCAGCACGGCTCATGACGTCTTATTTGCGCGCGACCTTCAATCCGCCGATCTCAGGCAGCTGATCGAAGGGGTGCTGCAAGCAGCGGGTGCCGATGGCCGGTATGAGATTGCCGGACCCGAGGTCAGGCTAGGCACGCGGGCCACCCTGTCGACGTCACTGCTCGTTCATGAGCTCGCCACAAACGCTTCGAAATATGGATCATGGTCAGTGGATGAGGGGCGAGTCTCCATCATCTGGCATCTTGAGGGTGAGGGCGACTCTGAGCGGTTGCTTCTCCGCTGGCGTGAAAAAGGCGGACCGCCCGCCATCGAACCAGCCAGAAAGGGCTTCGGTTCAAAACTTCTGACACTCGGTCTGATTGGAACCGGGGGATCGTCCCTATATTACACCGAAACTGGCTTCGAGGCCGAGTTTCAGGCAACGAAGCGGGAGGTTAGAGAAGGCTGA
- a CDS encoding response regulator — translation MTTEPMQALPSAVVLIVENEPLQRLDMIDLVEEAGFLAVDAWDADHAVAILEKRLDIRVVFTDIDMPGSMDGLRLAAAIRDRWPPIEIIVTTAGTPPDASQMPARSIFVPKPINADDAIRAIRKLTS, via the coding sequence ATGACGACGGAGCCGATGCAAGCTTTGCCGAGCGCCGTCGTTCTTATCGTCGAGAACGAGCCGCTTCAGCGATTGGACATGATTGACCTGGTAGAGGAGGCCGGGTTTCTCGCAGTGGACGCGTGGGATGCCGATCATGCCGTCGCCATCCTTGAAAAACGGCTGGATATCCGGGTGGTGTTCACGGACATTGATATGCCAGGCTCCATGGATGGGCTTCGCCTAGCTGCCGCGATCCGCGACCGATGGCCGCCGATCGAAATCATTGTCACCACGGCCGGCACGCCCCCTGATGCCTCGCAGATGCCGGCGCGGTCCATCTTCGTGCCAAAGCCAATCAATGCAGACGACGCGATCCGTGCTATCCGGAAGCTGACATCATGA
- a CDS encoding PadR family transcriptional regulator → MCRLLEALSEARSEWRHGYDLMKVTGLLSGTLYPLLMRMTEQGLVEAEWREPAQPGRPARHAYRLTSAGAAFARDLAGSAPDQPFTGALA, encoded by the coding sequence ATGTGCCGCCTTCTCGAAGCGCTTTCTGAGGCGCGTAGCGAATGGCGCCACGGCTATGACTTGATGAAGGTCACCGGCCTTTTGTCCGGGACGCTGTATCCGCTGCTGATGCGAATGACCGAACAGGGGCTGGTCGAGGCCGAGTGGCGCGAGCCAGCACAGCCCGGACGCCCCGCGCGCCACGCCTACCGCCTGACCTCGGCAGGCGCGGCCTTTGCGCGTGACCTCGCTGGCAGCGCGCCGGATCAACCGTTCACGGGTGCGCTGGCATGA